A genomic region of Mycobacterium senriense contains the following coding sequences:
- a CDS encoding antitoxin: MGFLDKAKDLLSQNADKVEMAIDKAGEFVDDKTQGKYTDTIHQVQEQAKKATGAADTGDQQN, translated from the coding sequence ATGGGATTCCTGGACAAGGCAAAAGACCTGTTGTCGCAGAATGCGGACAAGGTGGAAATGGCGATCGACAAGGCCGGTGAGTTCGTCGACGACAAGACGCAGGGCAAATACACCGACACCATCCACCAGGTGCAGGAGCAGGCCAAGAAGGCCACCGGCGCCGCGGACACCGGCGACCAGCAGAACTGA
- a CDS encoding type II toxin-antitoxin system Rv0910 family toxin — protein sequence MAKLSGSIDVPLPPEVAWQHASDLSRYKDWLTIHRVWRSTLPDEIEKGTIVESIVEVKGMYSRIKWTVVRYKPPEGMTLNGDGVGGVKVKLMAKIAPKDEGSIVSFDVHLGGPALFGPIGMIVAAALRGDINQSLENFVTVFTRADPSTNGDGGPRR from the coding sequence ATGGCGAAGCTTTCCGGATCAATCGATGTCCCGCTGCCACCCGAGGTGGCCTGGCAGCACGCCTCCGACCTGTCCCGGTACAAGGACTGGCTGACCATTCACCGGGTGTGGCGCAGCACCCTGCCCGACGAGATCGAAAAGGGCACGATCGTCGAGTCGATCGTTGAGGTCAAGGGCATGTACAGCCGGATCAAATGGACGGTGGTGCGCTACAAGCCGCCCGAGGGCATGACGCTCAACGGCGACGGCGTCGGCGGGGTCAAGGTCAAGCTGATGGCCAAGATCGCGCCCAAGGATGAGGGCTCCATCGTCAGCTTCGACGTGCACCTGGGCGGCCCGGCGTTGTTCGGCCCCATCGGCATGATCGTGGCCGCGGCCCTGCGCGGCGACATCAACCAATCACTGGAGAACTTCGTCACGGTGTTCACCCGCGCCGACCCGAGCACGAACGGAGACGGTGGGCCTCGTCGCTGA
- a CDS encoding VOC family protein, whose translation MPVRDCAPLGAPCWIDLTTSDVARAQQFYGTVFGWTFESAGPEYGGYVNAAKDGHPVAGIMANRPEAGSPDHWATYFHTADIDTTVAAVTGAGGAVCMAMEVPAKGHMAVATDPSGAVFGLWQPLEHRGFELIGAAGAPAWHQLTTRGYGAALDFYRDVLGWQTETVSDTDEFRYTTARFGDEQLLGVMDGAAFLPQDIPSNWVIFFGAEDVDKTLRVIADNGGIVVRDAEDTPYGRLAAAGDPTGAVFNLSSLQT comes from the coding sequence GTGCCCGTCCGCGACTGCGCCCCGCTGGGCGCCCCATGCTGGATCGATCTGACCACGTCCGACGTCGCCCGCGCCCAGCAGTTCTACGGCACGGTCTTCGGCTGGACCTTCGAGTCCGCCGGACCCGAGTACGGCGGCTACGTCAATGCCGCCAAAGACGGCCACCCGGTGGCCGGCATCATGGCCAACCGGCCCGAGGCCGGGTCGCCCGACCACTGGGCCACCTACTTCCACACCGCCGACATCGACACCACCGTCGCCGCGGTAACCGGTGCCGGTGGTGCGGTGTGCATGGCGATGGAGGTGCCCGCCAAGGGCCACATGGCTGTCGCGACCGACCCCTCCGGCGCGGTCTTCGGACTGTGGCAGCCGCTGGAACACCGCGGCTTCGAGCTCATCGGTGCGGCCGGTGCACCGGCGTGGCACCAGCTGACCACACGCGGTTACGGCGCGGCCCTCGACTTTTACCGCGACGTCCTGGGATGGCAGACCGAGACTGTGTCCGACACCGACGAATTCCGCTACACCACCGCACGATTCGGCGACGAGCAACTGCTCGGCGTAATGGACGGCGCCGCGTTCCTGCCGCAGGACATCCCGTCGAACTGGGTGATCTTCTTCGGCGCCGAGGACGTGGACAAGACGCTGCGGGTGATCGCCGACAACGGCGGCATCGTGGTGCGCGACGCCGAGGACACCCCGTACGGACGGCTGGCCGCCGCGGGCGACCCGACGGGCGCGGTCTTCAACCTGTCCTCGCTGCAGACGTAG
- a CDS encoding VOC family protein: protein MSAGKHHHTTHWPMPLAPIGAIRFARRSTHFAETVRFYRDLVGLPLYETFGDSYGSNGAIFGLPSWNLTMEIVEAVDPVAVDHHEQLCLYFPDQQAQQAALERLRGTGVEPVEQHPYWEATGAVTFRDPDGREIVFAPFVFGVNEPEDSRASGTHEFPSS, encoded by the coding sequence ATGAGCGCCGGCAAGCACCACCACACGACGCACTGGCCGATGCCGCTCGCGCCCATCGGTGCCATCCGTTTCGCGCGCCGTTCCACGCATTTCGCCGAAACAGTGCGATTTTACCGCGATCTCGTGGGGCTCCCGCTCTACGAGACGTTCGGGGACAGCTACGGAAGCAACGGCGCCATCTTCGGGTTGCCGAGCTGGAACCTCACCATGGAGATCGTGGAGGCCGTCGACCCCGTCGCGGTGGACCATCACGAACAGCTGTGTCTGTACTTTCCCGACCAACAGGCGCAACAAGCCGCCCTTGAGCGCCTGCGCGGGACGGGCGTCGAGCCCGTCGAACAGCACCCCTATTGGGAGGCCACGGGCGCGGTCACCTTCCGCGACCCGGATGGACGGGAAATTGTGTTCGCGCCCTTCGTATTCGGCGTCAACGAGCCCGAGGACAGCCGCGCGTCTGGGACGCACGAATTCCCGTCGTCCTGA
- a CDS encoding carotenoid oxygenase family protein: protein MDVEIVGKFLSTLPEDDDHPYRTGPWRPQTTEWDADDLIAVEGEIPRDLDGVYLRNTENPLHPALKTYHPFDGDGMVHVVGFRDGTAFYRNRFVRTDGFLAENEAGEPLWPGLAEPVQLARREQGWGARTKMKDASSTDVVVHRGVALTSFYQCGDLYRIDPHSAGTLGKESWNGSFPTDWGVSAHPKVDNRTGELLFFNYSKQEPYMHYGVVDERNELAHYVDIPLPGPRLPHDMAFTENYAILNDFPLFWDPQLLEHDVHLPRFYPDLPSRFAVIPRRGDTGDIRWFEADPTFVLHFTNAYEDGDEIVLDGFFEADPFPLDTGGTKWDKLFRFLALDRLQARLHRWRLDLVTGAVREEQLSESITEFGTINPEHVGGVYRYAYAATGKPGWFLFDGLVKHDLRTGTEEGFAFGAGVYGSETAMAPRVGATGEDDGYLVTLTTDMNADASYCLVFDAARVGDGPVCKLQLPERISSGTHSTWAPGAQLRRWDTADSAAGAIGL, encoded by the coding sequence ATGGATGTTGAGATCGTCGGCAAGTTCCTGTCCACCCTGCCCGAAGACGACGACCACCCGTACCGCACCGGACCGTGGCGTCCCCAGACCACCGAGTGGGACGCCGACGACCTGATCGCCGTCGAGGGTGAGATTCCCCGCGACCTGGACGGCGTCTACCTGCGCAACACCGAGAATCCGCTGCACCCGGCGTTGAAGACCTATCACCCGTTCGACGGCGACGGCATGGTGCACGTGGTCGGCTTCCGCGACGGAACGGCCTTCTACCGCAACCGGTTTGTCCGCACGGACGGCTTCCTGGCCGAGAACGAGGCGGGTGAGCCGCTGTGGCCGGGGCTGGCCGAACCCGTGCAGCTGGCTCGGCGCGAGCAGGGCTGGGGCGCACGCACGAAAATGAAGGACGCGTCGAGCACGGACGTCGTCGTCCACCGCGGTGTCGCACTGACCAGCTTCTACCAGTGCGGCGACCTGTACCGGATCGACCCGCACTCGGCCGGCACACTGGGCAAGGAGTCCTGGAACGGCAGCTTCCCGACCGATTGGGGTGTGTCCGCACATCCCAAGGTAGACAACAGAACCGGCGAACTGCTGTTCTTCAACTACAGCAAGCAAGAGCCGTACATGCACTACGGCGTGGTCGACGAGCGCAACGAGCTGGCGCACTATGTCGACATCCCGCTGCCCGGCCCCCGCCTCCCCCACGACATGGCGTTCACCGAAAACTACGCCATCCTCAACGATTTCCCGCTGTTCTGGGATCCCCAACTGCTCGAACACGACGTGCACCTACCACGCTTCTATCCCGACCTCCCATCGCGCTTCGCGGTGATCCCCCGCCGCGGAGACACCGGTGACATTCGCTGGTTCGAGGCCGACCCCACGTTCGTGCTGCACTTCACCAACGCCTACGAAGACGGCGACGAGATCGTGCTCGACGGCTTCTTCGAAGCCGACCCGTTCCCACTCGATACCGGTGGGACCAAGTGGGACAAGCTGTTTCGCTTCCTCGCCCTGGATCGCCTGCAGGCCCGGCTGCACCGGTGGCGCCTCGACCTGGTCACCGGCGCGGTGCGAGAAGAGCAGCTCTCGGAGTCCATCACCGAGTTCGGCACCATCAATCCCGAGCACGTCGGCGGCGTCTACCGCTACGCCTATGCCGCCACCGGCAAGCCCGGCTGGTTTCTGTTCGACGGCCTGGTCAAACATGACCTGCGCACCGGAACCGAGGAGGGGTTCGCATTCGGTGCGGGCGTCTACGGCAGCGAGACCGCGATGGCCCCGCGCGTGGGCGCCACCGGCGAGGACGACGGCTACCTGGTCACCCTCACCACCGACATGAACGCCGACGCCTCCTACTGCCTGGTGTTCGACGCCGCCCGGGTCGGCGACGGACCGGTGTGTAAACTTCAACTGCCCGAACGCATTTCCAGCGGAACCCACTCGACGTGGGCACCCGGCGCCCAATTGCGGCGCTGGGACACCGCCGACTCGGCGGCCGGCGCGATCGGGCTGTGA
- a CDS encoding DUF4185 domain-containing protein produces the protein MSAFLRSVSLSMASAAAVGFVLVVGPAPIANATPCGAPEANVDPPAAPPAMPAPQPVVQPPTGRRPTHTNDQAPLPRLGPLISSLLKPAAPGRQYSAPAHPRAEVPTPGPDPSAPMYPQAAVLPPGPNPPAPGVPAPPNANQLRPNAAPMPQPQPEPGPPPPSIAGAPTSLVDWVTGPNGPNKTLERFSISGTDLGIAWDNGDPANRQVLMAFGDTFGYCKVHGQQWRYNTLFRSNDHDLSKGIHIADGAPNDRYSGSPVWAPGLSKQVVNTIHKAAHETGIIPTAAMSMGRTQYMSYMSIRQWGRDGEWSTNYSAIARSNDNGQNWGIFPTTIRTASPDAIPGAGFTPGNENFQMGAFMKGNDGYLYQFGTPSGRGGAAFLSRVPPNQLPDLTKYQYWNGDNGGHWVANNPGAATPIFPGPVGEMSAQYNSYLKQYLVLYTDGGSNDVVARTAPTPQGPWSPEQPLVSSFQMPGGIYAPMIHPWSSGRDLYFNLSLWSAYDVMLMHTVLP, from the coding sequence ATGTCGGCGTTTCTGCGAAGTGTGTCGCTATCGATGGCGTCGGCGGCCGCTGTCGGATTCGTCCTCGTGGTGGGGCCCGCGCCAATCGCAAACGCAACACCGTGCGGGGCGCCCGAGGCGAACGTCGATCCTCCCGCCGCGCCGCCGGCCATGCCCGCACCCCAGCCGGTCGTCCAGCCGCCAACCGGGCGCAGGCCGACGCACACGAATGACCAGGCGCCGCTACCGCGGCTGGGTCCGCTGATCTCGTCATTGCTCAAGCCGGCCGCTCCGGGCCGCCAGTACTCCGCGCCGGCGCATCCGCGAGCCGAGGTGCCGACGCCCGGACCGGACCCCTCAGCGCCGATGTACCCGCAAGCCGCAGTGTTGCCGCCCGGACCCAATCCGCCCGCGCCCGGGGTCCCGGCCCCTCCCAATGCCAACCAGCTGCGCCCGAACGCCGCCCCGATGCCGCAGCCGCAGCCCGAGCCGGGGCCGCCGCCCCCTTCGATCGCGGGGGCCCCGACGTCGCTCGTCGACTGGGTGACCGGACCGAACGGCCCCAACAAGACCCTGGAACGTTTCAGCATCTCCGGCACCGACCTCGGGATCGCCTGGGACAACGGCGATCCCGCCAACCGCCAGGTCCTGATGGCCTTCGGCGACACCTTCGGCTATTGCAAGGTGCACGGCCAGCAGTGGCGCTACAACACCCTGTTCCGCAGCAACGACCACGATCTGTCCAAGGGGATTCACATCGCCGACGGTGCGCCGAACGACAGATACTCCGGCTCGCCGGTGTGGGCGCCCGGACTTTCCAAGCAGGTCGTCAACACCATCCACAAGGCGGCGCACGAGACGGGCATCATCCCGACCGCGGCGATGTCCATGGGCAGAACCCAGTACATGAGCTACATGTCCATCCGCCAGTGGGGCCGTGACGGCGAATGGTCGACGAACTACTCGGCGATCGCCCGGTCCAACGACAACGGCCAAAACTGGGGTATCTTCCCGACCACCATTCGTACGGCCTCGCCGGATGCCATTCCGGGAGCTGGGTTTACGCCCGGAAACGAAAACTTCCAGATGGGCGCGTTCATGAAGGGGAACGACGGTTACCTCTACCAGTTCGGCACCCCGTCGGGACGTGGCGGCGCGGCATTCCTCTCGCGCGTCCCACCGAATCAGCTGCCCGACCTGACCAAGTACCAGTACTGGAACGGCGACAACGGCGGTCACTGGGTGGCGAACAATCCCGGGGCGGCAACACCGATTTTCCCGGGGCCGGTCGGCGAAATGTCGGCCCAGTACAACAGTTATCTCAAGCAGTACCTGGTGCTCTACACCGACGGCGGCAGCAACGACGTGGTGGCACGGACCGCGCCGACGCCGCAAGGGCCCTGGAGTCCCGAGCAGCCGCTGGTGTCCTCGTTCCAAATGCCCGGCGGTATCTATGCGCCGATGATTCATCCCTGGTCGTCCGGACGAGACCTGTACTTCAACCTGTCGCTGTGGTCGGCATACGACGTGATGCTGATGCACACCGTGCTGCCGTAA
- a CDS encoding PPE family protein — MDFGGLPPEVNSGRMYVGPGSAPMLAAAAGWDALAAELHSAAASYESVISNVAGAWQGPSSGIMAAATAPYTAWMSATAAQAEQTANQARAAAAAYEIAFLATVPPPVIATNRAQLMALVATNFLGQNTPAIMATEAQYAEMWAQDAAAMYGYAASSATAAQITPFGDPPQTTNPGGTAVQAAAVAHATSGSAAANAQTALPQLMSAVPQSLQSLTTPAAADPSLLSAFDSAFTGPLGPVSLYGIGGSPYLLGVENYLVPQNVANVNSARQRLDRDRSKLAQLGGGLGSETRVVRSTAPVGAGTSTGIARAGVVGRLSVPQGWAAAAPEIRSVAAVLPQTAFAGAPAAVAAEGQGSLFGNMAASGLAGRAVAAAGGGSARAMSFGGSAFGRAATTATIIVINADDAQG, encoded by the coding sequence ATGGATTTCGGAGGCTTGCCGCCTGAAGTCAACTCCGGCCGAATGTACGTTGGCCCCGGGTCGGCCCCGATGCTGGCCGCCGCAGCGGGCTGGGACGCGTTGGCCGCCGAACTGCACTCCGCAGCGGCATCGTATGAGTCGGTGATCTCAAACGTGGCCGGCGCGTGGCAGGGCCCATCATCGGGCATCATGGCGGCCGCCACGGCACCGTATACGGCGTGGATGAGCGCGACCGCTGCCCAGGCCGAGCAAACCGCCAACCAGGCCAGGGCGGCGGCCGCTGCCTACGAGATCGCGTTCCTCGCAACGGTGCCGCCGCCGGTCATAGCGACCAACCGTGCGCAATTGATGGCGCTGGTCGCCACCAATTTCTTGGGTCAGAACACTCCGGCGATCATGGCCACCGAAGCGCAGTACGCCGAAATGTGGGCGCAAGATGCGGCGGCAATGTACGGTTACGCTGCCTCGTCGGCGACCGCCGCGCAAATAACCCCATTCGGAGATCCGCCGCAGACCACCAACCCGGGCGGGACGGCGGTGCAGGCCGCTGCCGTCGCGCACGCGACCAGTGGCTCTGCGGCGGCGAACGCGCAAACCGCACTGCCGCAACTGATGTCGGCCGTGCCGCAATCGCTGCAAAGCCTGACCACGCCCGCCGCCGCTGATCCTTCGCTGCTGTCAGCGTTCGACTCGGCCTTCACGGGACCGTTGGGTCCCGTCTCGCTGTATGGCATCGGGGGCAGCCCGTATCTGCTGGGCGTCGAAAACTACCTGGTGCCCCAGAACGTGGCGAACGTGAACAGCGCCAGACAGAGGCTGGACCGGGACCGATCGAAGCTGGCTCAGCTCGGCGGCGGCCTCGGTTCGGAGACGCGGGTAGTGCGCTCAACGGCTCCGGTCGGCGCCGGAACGTCAACGGGCATCGCCCGTGCCGGCGTGGTCGGTCGCTTGTCGGTGCCGCAGGGATGGGCCGCGGCGGCCCCGGAGATCCGGTCGGTCGCCGCGGTGTTGCCGCAGACCGCTTTTGCCGGTGCCCCGGCCGCCGTCGCCGCGGAGGGGCAGGGGTCGCTCTTCGGCAACATGGCCGCGTCCGGCCTGGCCGGGCGCGCCGTGGCCGCCGCCGGTGGTGGTTCTGCTCGCGCAATGAGCTTCGGGGGCAGCGCATTCGGGCGGGCGGCGACCACCGCCACGATCATCGTCATCAACGCAGACGACGCGCAGGGATAG
- a CDS encoding PPE family protein, whose translation MDFGAVPPEINSGRMYVGPGSGSLLAAASAWDGLAAQLYSASAAYESVISNLSSGWQGPSSAAMAAAAAPYVEWMSATGAQAEQAASRARAAAAAYETAFLGTVPPVAIAENRSQLATLVATNVLGQNTAAIATIEAEYGQMWAQDAAAMYGYAGSSATAARMSPFNSAPQTTNPVGAAGQSGAVAQAAGTAPANAQSSLSQLISTTPRTLQGLATPAADPPSQASSLATWLSSLNSTPLAQAAANVEFVTKAIRPVNDTLLSISLGLVATARTWSDTAVELEGPLFAALGSSTQAAGAAGTSAVSASAGTAGLAGALSVPPSWAAAGPGVKIAATVLEYTSTGAAPTVTAAASGLLGEMALAGLAGGALGGAVPRGFAGGAARSPARRSSDDDGKTPDKLKTVLAELQQAPEAVQHWHTDKAHLESLLDQLAKKPGVHAVHLSSADKSKATPPRATWG comes from the coding sequence ATGGATTTTGGAGCCGTTCCGCCGGAAATCAACTCCGGCCGGATGTACGTCGGGCCCGGCTCGGGGTCCCTGTTGGCCGCGGCGTCGGCATGGGACGGATTGGCCGCCCAGTTGTATTCCGCGTCCGCAGCGTATGAGTCGGTGATTTCGAATCTGTCCAGCGGCTGGCAGGGTCCGTCGTCGGCGGCGATGGCGGCAGCGGCGGCGCCATATGTGGAGTGGATGAGCGCCACCGGCGCGCAGGCCGAGCAGGCCGCCTCCCGGGCCAGAGCGGCGGCGGCGGCCTATGAGACCGCGTTCCTGGGAACCGTCCCCCCGGTCGCGATCGCGGAAAACCGTAGTCAGCTGGCGACACTGGTGGCGACCAACGTTCTCGGCCAGAACACGGCCGCAATCGCGACCATCGAGGCGGAGTACGGGCAGATGTGGGCGCAGGACGCCGCCGCGATGTACGGCTACGCCGGTTCGTCGGCGACCGCCGCGCGGATGTCGCCGTTCAACTCCGCGCCTCAAACGACCAATCCCGTTGGAGCGGCTGGTCAATCGGGGGCGGTCGCCCAAGCTGCCGGCACGGCGCCCGCCAACGCGCAGTCGTCCTTATCGCAGCTGATCTCGACGACCCCGCGAACCCTGCAAGGTCTCGCAACACCCGCGGCGGATCCGCCGTCGCAGGCGTCGTCATTGGCGACATGGCTGAGCAGCCTGAATTCCACACCGTTAGCGCAAGCCGCCGCGAACGTCGAGTTCGTCACCAAGGCCATCCGTCCGGTCAACGACACGTTGCTCAGCATCAGCCTGGGCCTGGTGGCGACGGCGCGGACATGGAGCGATACGGCGGTAGAACTGGAGGGACCGCTGTTCGCCGCGCTGGGTTCGAGCACGCAGGCGGCGGGCGCGGCTGGCACGTCTGCCGTATCGGCGAGCGCCGGCACCGCGGGACTCGCGGGGGCGTTGTCCGTGCCGCCGAGCTGGGCCGCGGCCGGTCCCGGCGTCAAGATCGCCGCCACCGTGTTGGAGTACACCAGCACCGGCGCCGCGCCGACGGTCACGGCGGCCGCGAGCGGTCTCTTGGGCGAGATGGCCTTGGCGGGCTTGGCCGGAGGCGCGCTCGGCGGTGCCGTGCCCCGCGGGTTTGCCGGAGGCGCCGCGCGGAGCCCGGCTCGCCGCTCGTCGGACGACGACGGTAAGACCCCGGACAAGCTCAAGACGGTCCTCGCGGAACTGCAGCAGGCCCCCGAGGCGGTGCAGCACTGGCACACCGACAAGGCGCATCTGGAAAGCCTTTTGGATCAGCTGGCCAAGAAGCCGGGCGTGCACGCCGTGCACCTGTCCTCCGCCGACAAATCCAAGGCCACGCCGCCGCGGGCTACTTGGGGATGA
- a CDS encoding DUF1931 family protein: MTHPSGVPAFERFFRSVAGIKIGKNDVRRFREFVDEQIDDIAIAARDSAKWNGRDVIVPQDLPITKGIQERMREFDKLDEADEIRDLLRQVVRRPPADVTFDEDTERLLPELFGGLSIALARSFRVLDPTLANPSTEHWDRVFTLFRLLF, encoded by the coding sequence ATGACCCACCCATCAGGTGTGCCGGCGTTCGAACGGTTCTTTCGCTCGGTTGCCGGCATCAAAATCGGCAAGAACGACGTGCGGCGCTTCCGGGAATTCGTTGACGAGCAGATCGATGACATCGCCATCGCCGCACGTGACTCGGCGAAATGGAACGGACGCGACGTGATCGTGCCACAGGACCTACCGATCACTAAAGGCATTCAGGAGCGGATGCGCGAGTTCGACAAGCTCGACGAGGCCGACGAGATCCGCGATTTGTTGCGCCAGGTGGTGCGACGACCACCCGCGGATGTCACGTTCGATGAGGACACCGAAAGGCTGCTACCCGAGCTGTTCGGCGGGCTGAGTATCGCGCTGGCCCGGTCGTTCCGAGTGCTCGATCCAACTTTGGCAAACCCGTCGACCGAGCACTGGGACCGGGTCTTCACACTGTTCCGCTTGCTGTTTTGA
- a CDS encoding phage major capsid protein: MSTAPVAVELQRSVINSESNYLINANASGGPTAAEFNGLLAVSGTLAQDATSLTFADALSHAYTKIRTGSAFSEPDLVLTSPATAAAALRTKTSTGAYVFDIVRGPGGLNQQNEFDVFGVRTVTSTQVPDGTAIVMSIQGGAAVGWIRMGLELMYNPYGGTTDAGADLWRTNQYGWRAEERVSLSVPPPAAICVVTNLPTS, from the coding sequence TTGTCAACGGCACCAGTAGCGGTCGAGCTGCAGCGCTCCGTAATCAACAGCGAGTCGAACTATCTGATAAACGCCAACGCCTCCGGTGGTCCGACGGCTGCGGAGTTCAACGGGCTACTTGCGGTGAGTGGGACGCTGGCGCAAGACGCGACCAGCCTCACCTTTGCGGACGCGCTCTCGCACGCGTACACGAAGATTCGCACCGGATCAGCGTTTAGTGAACCGGACTTGGTCCTCACCTCGCCTGCAACGGCCGCGGCGGCGCTAAGAACCAAAACATCCACCGGCGCCTACGTTTTCGACATCGTTCGCGGCCCCGGCGGACTCAACCAACAGAATGAGTTCGACGTGTTCGGCGTCCGAACCGTCACCAGTACTCAGGTGCCAGACGGGACCGCGATCGTGATGTCTATCCAGGGCGGCGCAGCTGTGGGCTGGATCCGGATGGGCCTCGAGCTCATGTACAACCCGTACGGCGGCACCACCGACGCGGGCGCTGATCTCTGGCGGACCAACCAGTACGGCTGGCGAGCTGAGGAACGTGTCTCACTGAGCGTCCCGCCGCCTGCGGCGATCTGTGTCGTGACCAACCTGCCCACATCATGA
- a CDS encoding nitroreductase family deazaflavin-dependent oxidoreductase — protein sequence MSGGDELVNPAKSASMGSFDVSGTETGAAPDDGVPQEWRHNPFTRWPQRGGKALSTLQLPYFLLHPPAGFGVLTTTGRRTGKPRRKCVRVILDNSVAYLVMLGPVLLKLPKDQAITNWLRNIRANPAVRLRVSAGMFTGTARELSEPAELATARRAYTNTVNAFDSWEYRFHTADRPTHDKIQRLHQHWFDTGVPVAIDLRDSGSR from the coding sequence GTGTCCGGCGGTGATGAACTGGTGAATCCTGCTAAATCGGCCAGCATGGGAAGTTTCGACGTGAGCGGCACTGAGACCGGAGCAGCACCTGACGATGGCGTTCCACAGGAATGGCGGCACAACCCGTTCACCCGCTGGCCGCAGCGCGGCGGAAAGGCTTTGTCAACGTTGCAACTGCCGTACTTCCTGCTGCACCCGCCCGCCGGCTTCGGAGTACTCACGACGACCGGGCGTCGGACCGGGAAACCCCGACGGAAATGCGTGCGGGTCATCCTGGACAACTCCGTCGCCTACCTAGTCATGCTCGGACCGGTCCTGTTGAAACTGCCCAAGGACCAGGCCATCACGAACTGGCTGCGTAACATCCGGGCGAATCCAGCTGTACGACTGCGTGTCTCTGCTGGGATGTTCACCGGCACCGCGCGGGAACTCAGTGAGCCTGCCGAACTAGCTACTGCTCGGCGGGCATACACCAACACGGTGAACGCTTTTGATTCCTGGGAGTACCGGTTCCATACCGCCGATCGGCCCACCCACGACAAGATTCAGCGCCTACACCAACACTGGTTCGATACCGGGGTACCGGTCGCTATCGATCTCCGCGATTCGGGTTCGCGCTGA
- a CDS encoding LLM class F420-dependent oxidoreductase yields the protein MLVAKEFRFGMSLRFFKSREALLDKAKRAEDAGFDILCVPDHLGAAAPFPTLTAVAMVTTTLRLSMYVLNSAFYKPALLSRDMQGLDLLSDGRLEIGLGTGYVREEFEAAEIPYPSAGARVDYLEHMTKYLKEHHPSTPLIIAGNGDRVLTIAARNADIIGLTGSKVRDVEDPFAERVDFVRKAAGDRFDSLELNLAITAMPRVGETEPDLKLTRAYAPDLSDEEILSQPSVLSGSPREIADTLLAYREKYGVSSFTVQDNNIDNFSKVIAELR from the coding sequence TTGTTGGTGGCCAAGGAATTTCGCTTTGGAATGAGCTTGCGGTTCTTCAAGTCACGCGAGGCACTGCTCGACAAGGCCAAGCGGGCTGAGGACGCCGGCTTCGACATCCTCTGTGTGCCCGACCATTTAGGCGCGGCGGCTCCGTTCCCGACGCTGACCGCGGTTGCGATGGTCACCACTACGCTGCGGCTGAGCATGTATGTACTCAATTCCGCGTTCTACAAGCCGGCCCTGCTCAGCCGGGACATGCAAGGTCTGGATCTGCTCAGCGACGGCCGCCTGGAGATCGGGCTCGGCACCGGCTACGTCCGGGAAGAGTTCGAGGCCGCGGAGATCCCGTATCCCAGCGCCGGCGCGCGGGTCGACTATCTCGAACACATGACGAAGTACCTGAAAGAGCACCACCCGTCGACGCCGCTCATCATCGCCGGCAATGGTGACCGGGTGCTGACCATCGCCGCCCGCAACGCCGACATCATCGGGCTGACCGGCTCCAAGGTGCGCGATGTCGAGGACCCGTTCGCCGAACGCGTGGACTTCGTCCGCAAGGCTGCGGGAGACCGGTTCGATTCACTCGAGCTGAACCTGGCCATCACGGCGATGCCGCGGGTCGGCGAGACCGAGCCCGACCTCAAGCTGACCCGCGCTTACGCGCCGGACCTGTCCGACGAAGAGATCCTGTCCCAGCCCTCGGTACTGAGCGGTTCGCCCCGCGAGATCGCCGACACGCTGCTCGCATACCGCGAAAAATACGGCGTGTCGTCCTTCACCGTGCAGGACAACAACATCGACAACTTCTCGAAGGTGATTGCCGAACTGCGCTGA